The sequence TGACATGCACGTTGCCGGTGACGGCGTCGGTGTCCTTGACCCAGTGGCGCTTGTCGGCGCTGACCCAGTTCTTGTACAGATACATATCCTGCTTGAGCTTGACCTGCAGTTCCTTGCTGTCGGCCTTTTCAAACAAGGTGCCCTGCACTTTGGCGATGGCCGTGACCGGCTCGCTGGCCGGCAGATAAACGATGTAGTCGCCCTGCGCCGGCTTGGGCTGGCCGAGCTTGATGACCGGCAAGGCATCCAGGACGCTGGCTTGCGGCAAGCTGCCGGTGATGCGCTGCAGGCCCGAGCAGGCGCTCAGGCCGGCGGCCAGCAGCAGCGTCAGGGCGATGGAGGCAAAAGTGCGCGATACAAAATTCAAAGACATGGGAAAAACTCCGTGGTAACGAGGAAGAAAAAAATCCTCACGCGCGGTGAGGTTTGGAAAGCAGCCCGGCGCGGTGATCAGGCGCGTCGCACTGGGTCAGGTTGAACAGTTTTTGCAGATGCGCCAGATAGGCGGCAAAGGCGGCGCGGCCGGTGGCGGTCAGCGCGTAGGTGGTCTGCAGCCGCGCGCCGCCGCCCCGGCGCTCTTGCTGCAGGTAGTCGGCGGCGAGCAGCTTTTTCAGGTGCGCGTCGAGGTTGCCGTCGGTGCATTGCAGCACGCGCTTGAGTTCGCTGAAGGTGGCCTCGCCCCGGCCCACCAGGTAGGCGGCGATCTGCGTGCGCAGGGGCTGGTGCAGCAGCGGGTCCAGCGCCTCGACGAATTCGGACGCGGGCGCAGCGTCAGCGGCATCCGGGGCGGCTTCGGGAACGGTTTGTGGGTTCACGGGGTCGTTCATCGCGGCATGCCTCCGAGTTCGATGCGGGCGCGGCTGTGCACCGCCAGGCCGCCGGGCTGGGTCAGGTCGGGCGTGAAGTCCAGTTCGGTGATGCGCAGCCAGCCGGCTGCGTCCTGCCAGTCCTGGCCGTCCAGGCGGATGTGGTGGCTGGGCTTGCCGTCGATCAGCAGCACGTCCATGTCCTGGGTGAAGGTGTAGCGCAGACGCGCGCCGCCGGGAGCCGAGCGCAGCACGCCGCCGTCGATGTCCAGCTTCAGCTCGACAGGCGTGCCGGCCGCGACATGCAGCGCCACGTAGCGCGGCCAGCGCGCCGGGTCGTCGCCCAA comes from Polaromonas naphthalenivorans CJ2 and encodes:
- a CDS encoding transcriptional regulator, whose product is MNDPVNPQTVPEAAPDAADAAPASEFVEALDPLLHQPLRTQIAAYLVGRGEATFSELKRVLQCTDGNLDAHLKKLLAADYLQQERRGGGARLQTTYALTATGRAAFAAYLAHLQKLFNLTQCDAPDHRAGLLSKPHRA